The following are encoded in a window of Phaseolus vulgaris cultivar G19833 chromosome 3, P. vulgaris v2.0, whole genome shotgun sequence genomic DNA:
- the LOC137808583 gene encoding phospholipid-transporting ATPase 1-like, whose product MEPRAPLESSSNFDSLMLDSSSRRSTLSTQSRSSGVNNSTREVSFGYSGSKAAMYGSKGADSEALSMSQKEISDEDARLVYVDDPEKTNERLEFAGNSILTGKYSILTFLPRNLFEQFHRVAYIYFLAIAILNQLPQLAVFGRGVSILPLAFVLLVTAVKDAFEDWRRHRSDKVENNRLGLVLVNDKFVEKKWKHIRVGEVIQIRANETIPCDVVLLSTSDPTGVAYVQTLNLDGESNLKTRYAKQETQSKLPEKEKLNLLIKCEKPNRNIYGFHGNIEVDGKRLSLGSSNIVLRGCELKNTNWALGVAVYCGTETKAMLNSSGAPSKRSLLESRMNSEIIMLSFFLIALCTVTSVCAAVWLKRHKDELNLSPYYRKLDFSTGEEENYKYYGWAPEIVFTFLMSVIVYQVMIPISLYISMELVRVGQAYFMIGDSRMYDKDTKSRFQCRALNINEDLGQIKYVFSDKTGTLTENKMEFQCASILGFDYSSTAASLENEQVEYSVQADGTVFKPKMRVKVNQELLQLSKSGLTNEEGKQIFDFFLALAACNTIVPLVVDTSDPMVKLIDYQGESPDEQALTYAAAAYGFMLIERTSGHIVLDIRGERQRFNVLGLHEFDSDRKRMSVILGYSDNSVKLFVKGADTSMLRLIDKSLNTDILQATKTHLHSYSSVGLRTLVIGVRDLDASEFEQWHTAFEVASTALMGRAALLRKVSINIERDLCILGATAIEDKLQQGVPESIESLRTAGIKVWVLTGDKQETAISIGYSSKLLTSNMIQIIINTNNRDSCRRRLQDALVMSRQHMPVPGVTPNSEGSSGSVSTLALIVDGTSLVYILDNELEEEFFQLAIRCSVVLCCRVAPLQKAGIVALVKHRTDDMTLAIGDGANDVSMIQMADIGVGISGQEGRQAVMASDFAMGQFRFLVPLLLIHGHWNYQRLGYMIIYNFYRNAIFVLVLFWYVLFTASTLTTAINEWSSMLYSIVYTAVPTIVVGILDKDLSKRTLLKNPQLYGSGLRHEAYNKKLFWLTMADTLWQSIAVFFTPLIAYWGTSVDVASIGDLWTLAVVILVNLHLAMDVIRWNWITHAAIWGSIVATFICVVVIDAIPAFPGYWAIFDIAGTALFWLCLLGIVIAALLPRLVVKYLYQYYFPSDIQISREIEKFWNPRDNGGGQIEMLPVSDGQPR is encoded by the exons ATGGAACCGAGAGCCCCATTAGAGAGTTCTTCCAATTTTGACTCTTTAATGTTGGATTCATCATCACGTAGAAGTACCCTGTCCACTCAGTCCAGGAGTTCTGGTGTTAACAACTCCACCAGGGAAGTGAGTTTTGGCTACTCGGGATCCAAGGCTGCGATGTATGGGTCAAAGGGTGCTGATTCTGAGGCTCTCAGTATGTCTCAGAAGGAAATCAGTGATGAGGATGCAAGGTtggtttatgttgatgatcCCGAGAAGACAAATGAAAGGCTTGAATTTGCAGGGAATTCGATTCTTACTGGAAAGTACTCCATCCTCACCTTTCTTCCAAGGAATTTGTTTGAACAGTTTCATAGAGTTGCTTATATTTACTTCCTTGCAATTGCCATTCTTAATCAGCTCCCTCAGTTAGCTGTTTTTGGGAGGGGTGTTTCCATTTTGCCATTGGCCTTTGTGCTTCTGGTTACTGCTGTGAAGGATGCATTTGAGGACTGGAGGAGGCACAGGTCAGACAAAGTTGAGAACAACAGGCTAGGATTGGTTTTGGTTAATGATAAGTTTGTAGAGAAGAAATGGAAGCATATTAGAGTTGGGGAAGTTATTCAAATCAGAGCAAATGAAACCATTCCTTGTGATGTTGTGTTGCTCTCGACTAGTGACCCCACTGGGGTTGCTTATGTACAGACTCTTAATCTGGATGGAGAGTCTAATTTGAAAACTAGGTATGCAAAGCAAGAGACTCAATCTAAGTTGCCAGAAAAGGAGAAATTAAATCTGTTGATTAAGTGTGAGAAACCCAATAGGAATATATATGGGTTTCACGGTAATATAGAAGTTGATGGAAAGAGGTTGTCTCTTGGATCCTCTAACATTGTCCTTAGAGGCTGTGAGCTCAAGAATACTAATTGGGCACTGGGAGTTGCCGTGTATTGTGGCACTGAGACCAAAGCCATGCTCAACAGCTCAGGAGCTCCATCCAAAAGGAGTCTTCTTGAGTCTCGCATGAACTCTGAGATCATtatgctttctttctttcttataGCTTTGTGTACAGTTACCTCAGTTTGTGCTGCTGTTTGGTTAAAGCGCCACAAGGATGAGTTGAATCTCTCGCCTTATTATAGGAAGCTGGATTTTTCAACGGGGGAAGAGGAAAACTATAAATATTATGGATGGGCACCGGAAATTGTTTTCACTTTTCTCATGTCAGTTATAGTGTATCAGGTTATGATCCCTATATCCTTGTACATTTCGATGGAGCTTGTCCGTGTTGGTCAGGCATACTTCATGATCGGAGACTCCAGAATGTATGATAAGGATACAAAGTCAAGATTTCAGTGCAGAGCTTTGAATATTAACGAAGATTTAGGCCAAATTAAATATGTCTTTTCTGACAAAACTGGCACACTGACTGAGAACAAGATGGAGTTTCAATGCGCAAGCATCTTGGGGTTTGATTACAGTTCAACGGCAGCCAGTCTTGAGAATGAGCAAGTTGAATACTCTGTTCAAG CGGATGGGACGGTCTTTAAGCCAAAGATGAGGGTGAAAGTTAATCAAGAGCTTTTGCAATTATCAAAAAGTGGATTAACAAATGAAGAGGGAAAACAGATTTTTGATTTCTTTCTAGCATTGGCAGCCTGCAATACCATCGTGCCTCTTGTTGTTGACACATCTGACCCTATGGTCAAGCTGATAGATTACCAGGGGGAATCACCGGATGAACAAGCATTGACTTATGCTGCCGCTGCTTATGGTTTTATGCTTATTGAACGAACCTCAGGTCACATAGTCCTTGATATTCGTGGAGAAAGGCAAAG GTTCAATGTCTTAGGTTTGCATGAATTTGACAGTGATCGAAAAAGGATGTCAGTTATACTGGGGTACAGTGACAATTCTGTGAAACTTTTTGTTAAAGGGGCAGATACATCCATGCTTAGATTGATTGACAAATCATTGAACACAGACATACTACAAGCAACTAAAACCCATCTTCATTCTTATTCCTCTGTGGGTTTGAGGACACTTGTTATTGGGGTCCGGGACTTAGATGCTTCAGAATTTGAGCAATGGCACACTGCCTTTGAGGTAGCAAGTACTGCTTTGATGGGTAGGGCAGCTTTGCTTCGCAAGGTCTCTATCAATATAGAGAGGGATCTCTGCATATTGGGTGCAACTGCTATTGAAGATAAGCTGCAGCAAGGTGTGCCAGAATCTATTGAGTCTCTAAGGACTGCAGGTATTAAAGTATGGGTCTTGACTGGGGACAAACAGGAAACTGCCATATCTATTGGATACTCCTCTAAGCTCCTAACGAGCAACATGATTCAAATTATAATCAATACCAACAATAGAGATTCATGTAGAAGACGTTTACAAGATGCCCTTGTCATGTCTAGACAACACATGCCTGTGCCCGGGGTTACTCCCAATTCAGAAGGAAGTTCAGGATCCGTTTCAACTCTAGCCTTGATTGTTGATGGTACCAGCCTTGTTTATATTCTTGACAATGAGCTTGAAGAAGAA TTCTTTCAACTTGCAATTAGATGTTCTGTTGTTCTCTGTTGTCGAGTGGCTCCACTACAGAAGGCTGGGATTGTTGCCCTTGTGAAGCATAGGACAGATGACATGACGCTGGCCATTGGAGATG GTGCTAATGATGTATCGATGATCCAAATGGCTGATATTGGAGTTGGAATCAGTGGACAGGAAGGTCGGCAAGCTGTAATGGCTTCAGATTTTGCAATGGGGCAGTTTAGGTTTTTAGTGCCTCTCTTATTGATACATGGCCATTGGAATTACCAACGACTGGGTTACATGATAATATACAACTTTTACAGAAATGCTATCTTTGTTCTTGTCCTATTTTG GTATGTGCTCTTTACTGCCTCCACATTGACAACTGCTATAAATGAATGGAGCAGCATGCTATACTCAATAGTCTACACTGCGGTGCCAACTATTGTTGTTGGTATTCTTGACAAGGATCTTAGTAAAAGGACTCTCCTAAAGAATCCTCAGCTTTATGGGTCTGGGCTGAGACATGAGGCCTAcaacaaaaaactgttttggttgacAATGGCCGATACTCTGTGGCAAAGCATTGCTGTCTTCTTCACTCCCCTTATCGCATATTGGGGAACCAGTGTAGACGTAGCAAGCATAGGTGATCTTTGGACTCTTGCAGTAGTTATTTTGGTTAATTTGCATCTGGCCATGGATGTCATCAGGTGGAATTGGATTACTCATGCAGCCATTTGGGGCTCTATTGTTGCAACTTTCATATGTGTCGTGGTTATTGATGCTATACCAGCCTTTCCTGGTTACTG GGCTATCTTTGATATTGCAGGCACTGCATTGTTCTGGTTATGTTTGCTTGGAATTGTAATAGCCGCATTACTTCCCAGACTAGTTGTAAAATATCTTTACCAGTATTATTTTCCCAGTGATATTCAGATTTCAAGAGAAATTGAGAAGTTTTGGAATCCAAGAGACAATGGAGGAGGGCAGATAGAAATGCTTCCTGTTTCAGATGGCCAACCAAGATAG